The proteins below are encoded in one region of Cucurbita pepo subsp. pepo cultivar mu-cu-16 chromosome LG10, ASM280686v2, whole genome shotgun sequence:
- the LOC111803601 gene encoding phosphatidylinositol transfer protein 3-like, whose translation MFLFKRRGSQNNGEIDDSSQQDAKINELRTALGHLSGHSLKYCDDACLRRYLVARNWDVHKSKKMLDDSLKWRATYKPEEIRWHEVAHEGETGKSFRANFYDRFGRTVLISRPGMQNTNSPEDNVRHVVYVLENTIMNLRDGQEQISWLIDFTGFTINTNISVKAARGIINILQSHYPERLAISFLYNPPRIFQAFWKAIEYFIDSKTAQKVHFLYPNNQNSVELMKSFFDMENLPSVFGGKATLTYDHEEFSKMMAIDDLKTAKFWEFSDKPCRHMNGHSGPEVAPEEPMPISVSSA comes from the exons atgtttctttttaaacgAAGGGGCTCCCAAAACAATGGTGAAATCGATGATTCTTCACAGCAGGATGCGAAG ATCAATGAACTAAGAACGGCACTCGGGCATCTATCCGGTCATAGTTTAAAGTACTGTGATGATGCATGCCTTCGGAGATATTTGGTAGCTCGGAATTGGGATGTTCACAAGTCAAAGAAAATGCTGGATGACTCACTCAAATGGAGGGCAACTTATAAGCCAGAGGAAATCAGATGG CACGAAGTGGCACATGAAGGTGAAACGGGCAAATCTTTTAGAGCAAATTTCTACGATCGTTTTGGTCGAACTGTGCTCATATCCAGGCCTGGGATGCAG AATACAAACTCGCCAGAAGACAATGTCCGGCATGTAGTGTATGTTTTGGAGAACACCATTATGAACCTTCGCGATGGCCAAGAACAGATATCGTGGCTGATAGACTTTACTGGATTTACAATAAACACCAACATCTCTGTCAAAGCAGCACGGGGGATAATTAACATACTGCAGAGCCACTATCCAGAAAGGCTTGCTATTTCCTTTCTCTACAATCCTCCAAGAATCTTTCAAGCCTTCTGGAAG GCTATCGAGTACTTTATTGACTCAAAGACCGCTCAGAAAGTACACTTTCTATACCCCAACAACCAGAACAGTGTAGAGCTAATGAAATCTTTCTTCGACATGGAAAACCTTCCAAGTGTATTTGGGGGGAAAGCCACTCTAACTTACGACCATGAAGAGTTCTCAAAAATGATGGCAATAGACGACCTGAAAACCGCCAAGTTTTGGGAGTTCAGCGACAAGCCTTGCCGCCATATGAACGGACATTCAGGCCCAGAGGTGGCACCGGAAGAGCCAATGCCCATCTCAGTTTCATCAGCTTAG